TCCGATAACCCTACCCAGTGTATCGCCTTATCGGTCGATGAAGCCTATATCCGTAATACCCTGCACTATATGCAGGAGTACTATAACAGCGCTGCCGCAGAAGAGAATAACTGGGAGATGCAACTGCACCAGTTCCATTTCAGCAACGATGAAGATATGGCTGCGCTGATCAACAAAATGGTTCGTATCTGCCATAGTACCGATCTTACCCGCGATATTTATGCGGACCTGAACATGAAGGAGCTGTTGATCAGAATACTGCAACATCAGCACCTGCAACTGATAGGAAAGGAGAAGCATACCCACAGCAATAACAGCCGTTTCCATTTTGTGCTGCACTACATCCACGAACATCTTACGGAAAATATACCCATCGATTCGCTCTGCCGGAAAGCATATCTGAGCCGTAACATCTTCTTCAAATGGTTTAAGGAACAGTTTGGTATCACGCCCCTGCAATACATCAACCGGGAGCGTCTGAAACTGGCCAAACAACTGCTGGCCGATAAAAAGAACAGTATCAGCCAGG
The genomic region above belongs to Chitinophaga sp. 180180018-3 and contains:
- a CDS encoding AraC family transcriptional regulator encodes the protein MPVKHFVQQLDLTHPRQLQRLVENRRVFNLKNCELNIFESYQEDYRVPLTFGDFVITSMVQGKKIMHLNEQPSFIYQPGETVIVPANETMIIDFPEASSDNPTQCIALSVDEAYIRNTLHYMQEYYNSAAAEENNWEMQLHQFHFSNDEDMAALINKMVRICHSTDLTRDIYADLNMKELLIRILQHQHLQLIGKEKHTHSNNSRFHFVLHYIHEHLTENIPIDSLCRKAYLSRNIFFKWFKEQFGITPLQYINRERLKLAKQLLADKKNSISQVSAQCGFNDTNYFIRLFKSAEGVTPGMYQAGITNWG